One genomic region from Rhizomicrobium palustre encodes:
- a CDS encoding cysteine synthase A, whose protein sequence is MPFHSNVLAAIGNTPLIRLKRASEETGCTILGKAEFLNPGQSVKDRAALFIVKDAIAKGKLQPGGVIVEGTAGNTGIGLSVVANALGFRTVIVIPETQSVEKKDALRLLSAELIEVPAVPYRDPNNYVKISGRLAEELAKSDPNGAIWANQFDNTANRQAHIETTSQEIWAQTEGRVDGFVAAVGTGGTLAGTAIGLKEKNSAIRTAAADPLGAAVYSWIKTGELKAHGGSITEGIGQNRVTANLEGAPIDDAYEISDEEMLPIVFDLMQHEGLCLGGSSGINVAGAIRMAKEMGPGHTIVTILCDYGTRYQSKLFNPEFLRAKNLPIPPWLGNKSSTITVPFQ, encoded by the coding sequence ATGCCTTTCCATTCCAACGTCCTCGCCGCCATCGGCAACACGCCACTGATCCGCTTGAAGCGCGCTTCCGAGGAAACCGGCTGCACCATTCTCGGCAAGGCTGAGTTCTTGAATCCCGGCCAATCGGTGAAGGACCGGGCCGCGCTCTTCATCGTGAAAGACGCCATCGCCAAGGGAAAGCTGCAACCCGGCGGCGTGATCGTGGAAGGTACTGCAGGCAATACCGGTATCGGCCTTTCGGTTGTCGCCAATGCGCTTGGCTTTCGCACCGTGATCGTGATCCCCGAGACTCAGTCGGTGGAAAAGAAGGACGCGCTGCGCCTCTTGAGTGCTGAGCTGATTGAAGTCCCTGCGGTGCCTTATCGCGATCCGAACAACTACGTGAAGATTTCCGGCCGCCTTGCCGAAGAGCTCGCCAAAAGCGATCCCAACGGCGCGATCTGGGCGAACCAGTTCGACAACACCGCCAACCGTCAGGCCCATATCGAAACCACAAGCCAGGAGATCTGGGCACAGACCGAAGGCCGCGTGGACGGTTTCGTGGCCGCAGTCGGCACAGGCGGAACACTGGCTGGCACCGCCATAGGGCTGAAAGAGAAAAACTCGGCGATCCGTACCGCTGCTGCTGATCCCTTGGGTGCTGCGGTCTATTCCTGGATCAAGACCGGCGAGCTCAAAGCCCATGGCGGCTCGATCACCGAGGGTATCGGGCAGAATCGCGTCACCGCTAATCTCGAGGGCGCACCTATCGACGATGCCTATGAGATTTCTGATGAAGAAATGCTGCCCATCGTTTTCGACCTGATGCAGCATGAAGGCCTCTGCCTGGGCGGCTCGAGCGGGATCAATGTCGCGGGCGCGATCCGCATGGCCAAAGAAATGGGGCCAGGTCACACCATCGTGACCATCCTCTGCGACTACGGCACGCGGTACCAAAGCAAGCTCTTCAATCCAGAGTTCCTGCGCGCTAAAAATCTTCCCATTCCACCCTGGCTCGGCAATAAATCCTCCACCATCACGGTGCCATTCCAATGA
- a CDS encoding polysaccharide pyruvyl transferase family protein has translation MKLFYCDVPYGNFGDDLNMFLWPKLLPGAFDGSVRFWPQEKKVVDRDDPADTLFVGIGTLLIDKMPAGGHKLVFGSGTGKTNHPAIDSRWDIQCVRGPLTAEALGLDPAMAIADPAILVRLLPSPAREKSYRTSFMPHWCQAQSGVWQKICRMTNIHFIDPRWQPAKVLEDIAASDFMISEALHGAIVADALRVPWVAVSSKHHIQDFKWRDWCLSVGLDYAPRAIPAIWTPRPGISGQMITAAKMAQGAMALLRLRSCAHLSKERIIEDLTQRLVDKLETFSRQRHLALELNPQF, from the coding sequence ATGAAGCTTTTTTATTGCGATGTTCCGTATGGGAATTTCGGCGATGACCTCAACATGTTCCTGTGGCCGAAGCTCTTACCGGGAGCCTTTGATGGAAGCGTAAGGTTTTGGCCGCAAGAGAAGAAGGTGGTTGACCGCGATGATCCTGCCGACACGCTGTTTGTCGGCATTGGCACGCTTCTCATCGATAAGATGCCTGCAGGCGGACACAAGCTCGTCTTCGGCAGCGGCACCGGCAAAACCAATCATCCCGCCATAGATTCCCGCTGGGATATCCAGTGCGTGCGGGGACCGCTCACCGCCGAGGCACTGGGGCTCGATCCGGCGATGGCGATTGCTGATCCGGCCATTCTGGTGCGGCTATTGCCATCGCCTGCGCGGGAAAAAAGCTACCGTACCTCCTTCATGCCGCATTGGTGCCAAGCCCAATCGGGCGTGTGGCAGAAGATTTGCCGGATGACGAACATTCATTTCATCGATCCGCGCTGGCAGCCCGCCAAGGTGCTCGAAGATATCGCCGCGAGTGATTTCATGATCTCTGAGGCGCTGCATGGGGCAATTGTCGCCGATGCCCTGCGCGTGCCTTGGGTGGCGGTGTCCTCCAAACACCATATTCAGGATTTCAAATGGCGCGATTGGTGCCTATCGGTCGGGCTGGACTACGCTCCAAGGGCGATCCCCGCCATCTGGACGCCGCGCCCCGGCATCTCGGGCCAGATGATCACTGCCGCGAAAATGGCGCAGGGCGCGATGGCGCTTCTGCGGCTCCGCTCCTGCGCGCATCTCTCGAAGGAACGTATCATCGAAGATCTGACCCAGCGCCTGGTGGATAAGCTGGAGACGTTCAGTCGCCAAAGGCATCTCGCCCTGGAGCTGAACCCGCAATTCTAA
- a CDS encoding polysaccharide pyruvyl transferase family protein: MKLFYCHIPEGNFGDDLNTYLWPKLLPGAFSGTLQYRPKVSPKIALDGPDPLFVGIGTLIHSELPAGVTKHVFGSGYGYGKLPAKDGSWHYHCVRGPLTAKALGLTADKAIADPAILTRLLHRAPVKKLHRVSFIPHWEMALSGDWEKVCRLLGIHYIDPRWRPARVIGDIHATRTLITEALHGAIVADALRVPWMAVSSHHTILNFKWEDWCQSVDLTYAPTSVPTFWKPRPGLPGKLINGAKQLQAAATLAYLMRAGHPHMSRDAVLENRTERLLDTLAQFSRQNGLAFVPEPAL; encoded by the coding sequence ATGAAGCTTTTCTACTGCCACATTCCCGAGGGGAATTTCGGGGACGACCTTAACACCTATCTATGGCCGAAGCTGCTGCCAGGCGCGTTCTCCGGGACCCTGCAATACCGGCCCAAGGTTTCTCCCAAAATCGCCCTGGATGGCCCAGACCCGCTCTTTGTCGGGATTGGGACCTTGATCCACAGTGAATTGCCCGCGGGGGTCACCAAGCATGTCTTCGGCAGCGGCTATGGCTATGGCAAGCTGCCCGCCAAAGACGGGAGCTGGCACTACCATTGTGTGCGCGGACCGCTCACCGCCAAGGCGCTGGGCCTTACCGCCGACAAGGCTATTGCCGACCCCGCCATCCTCACGCGCCTCCTCCACCGCGCGCCAGTGAAAAAGCTCCATCGTGTCTCCTTCATCCCCCATTGGGAGATGGCGCTCTCAGGCGATTGGGAGAAGGTCTGCCGCCTTCTCGGCATCCACTACATCGATCCGCGCTGGCGCCCGGCCAGGGTGATCGGCGACATCCACGCCACCCGCACCCTGATCACCGAGGCGCTGCATGGGGCCATTGTCGCCGACGCCTTACGCGTGCCCTGGATGGCGGTCTCGTCTCACCACACCATTCTCAATTTCAAATGGGAGGATTGGTGCCAGTCGGTCGACCTCACCTATGCGCCGACAAGCGTGCCGACCTTCTGGAAGCCGCGCCCTGGCCTTCCGGGCAAGCTGATCAATGGCGCCAAACAGCTTCAGGCTGCCGCGACGCTTGCCTATCTCATGCGCGCGGGCCATCCGCATATGTCGCGTGATGCCGTTCTGGAAAACCGCACTGAGCGGCTCCTCGACACCCTCGCCCAGTTCTCTCGCCAAAATGGCTTGGCCTTTGTGCCTGAACCCGCTCTTTAG
- a CDS encoding TolC family outer membrane protein, which yields MAYGRALTAFAAVLMMTAAPGWAQKPAKARPRLAQAAPVAEPAVPPAAKPEPAKVSLPLIDALGVAYETNPQLAAARAGLRATDESVAQANARWRPYISATGTYAYNENKISGGGGVAPQRVISHPLQAQLGFSENIFRGGRTYAEIGQAKANVRAARAELMAIEQTVLLAAATAYMDTVRDTAIVDLRRHNVDVLRRQRDETALEFKAGSLTRTDVAQAEARLAGAQAALTAAEGQLAISRAAFSRVIGRPAETLEAQPATPAALPSSQEAADQAATRGNPALAQAQENEKATSYAVDVAIGAMLPEVTMQGGYTYSQQSYASVLGAGKVTQGLGVQAQVTVPIYQGGAEQSAIRQAKQLHAQAELNVSVTDRQVREAVATTWNTYQAALANITSNEATARSNEIAFTGVSKEQRVGGRTVLDVLNAQQELLNAQVAVVTSRRDATVAAYQVLAASGLLTAKGVGLKVTPYDPLANYESNAARWIGFGD from the coding sequence ATGGCTTATGGGCGTGCTCTGACGGCTTTCGCCGCGGTGCTGATGATGACGGCTGCGCCGGGATGGGCGCAGAAGCCCGCGAAGGCCCGGCCACGGCTCGCCCAGGCGGCGCCGGTTGCCGAACCGGCCGTGCCACCAGCCGCCAAGCCCGAACCCGCCAAGGTGAGCCTGCCGCTGATCGATGCCTTAGGCGTGGCCTATGAGACCAATCCGCAGCTTGCGGCGGCGCGGGCGGGGCTGCGCGCGACGGATGAGAGCGTGGCTCAGGCCAATGCCCGATGGCGCCCTTACATCTCGGCGACGGGCACTTACGCCTATAATGAGAACAAAATCAGCGGCGGCGGCGGCGTTGCCCCGCAAAGGGTCATCTCCCATCCCTTGCAGGCGCAGCTCGGTTTTTCCGAGAACATTTTCCGCGGTGGGCGCACTTATGCGGAGATCGGGCAGGCCAAGGCGAATGTGCGGGCGGCCCGCGCCGAGCTGATGGCCATCGAGCAGACCGTGCTCCTCGCGGCCGCGACCGCTTATATGGATACCGTCCGTGATACGGCGATCGTCGATCTTCGCCGTCATAATGTGGATGTGCTCCGCCGCCAGCGTGATGAGACGGCGCTGGAATTCAAAGCCGGATCCCTCACCCGCACCGATGTCGCCCAGGCAGAGGCCCGGCTCGCCGGAGCGCAGGCGGCGCTGACTGCAGCTGAAGGCCAGCTTGCAATTTCCCGGGCGGCTTTTTCGCGTGTGATTGGTCGTCCCGCCGAAACCTTGGAGGCCCAGCCCGCCACGCCGGCCGCGTTACCCTCTAGCCAAGAGGCAGCCGATCAAGCCGCGACGCGCGGAAACCCCGCTCTCGCACAGGCCCAGGAAAACGAGAAAGCAACGAGCTATGCGGTGGATGTCGCCATCGGCGCCATGCTGCCCGAAGTGACCATGCAGGGTGGCTATACCTATTCGCAGCAGTCTTATGCCTCGGTGCTGGGCGCCGGTAAGGTCACGCAAGGGCTTGGGGTTCAGGCTCAGGTGACGGTGCCGATCTATCAGGGTGGCGCGGAGCAGTCGGCCATCCGCCAAGCCAAACAGCTTCATGCCCAGGCCGAGCTGAATGTCAGTGTCACTGACCGCCAGGTTCGGGAGGCAGTGGCAACCACCTGGAACACCTATCAGGCGGCTTTGGCCAACATCACCTCTAATGAAGCAACAGCGCGCTCCAATGAGATCGCCTTTACCGGTGTCAGCAAGGAACAGCGGGTAGGGGGACGCACGGTTTTGGATGTCTTGAACGCCCAGCAAGAACTTCTGAATGCGCAGGTCGCGGTCGTTACCTCGCGCCGGGACGCCACTGTTGCCGCGTATCAGGTGCTTGCCGCATCCGGACTTCTGACCGCTAAGGGCGTTGGGCTGAAGGTGACCCCGTATGATCCGCTGGCCAATTATGAAAGCAACGCGGCGCGCTGGATCGGCTTTGGTGACTAG
- a CDS encoding DUF2497 domain-containing protein, which translates to MVSSPQHEPTMEEILASIRKIISEDSSEPQAASEAAKEAEPESDILELTHEVPPEPVVEAAPEPVMEEPVLETPAIPEPQPENDVVFEPIDEPEPAPVAEASSDIFSSKTREHLENAFAALDEPEEEEYAAPAYAPSSSASGLSVEAVFERAVNQAFEPVAKQWLGENAPQLIERMKPLIREWMDEHFPALLEGAVRDEVARVAKARGAKR; encoded by the coding sequence ATGGTATCGAGCCCTCAACACGAACCGACGATGGAGGAAATCCTAGCCTCCATTCGCAAGATCATTTCTGAGGACTCCTCCGAGCCTCAAGCCGCGTCTGAGGCGGCCAAAGAGGCCGAGCCGGAATCCGACATCCTGGAGCTGACTCATGAAGTCCCACCCGAACCGGTGGTGGAGGCTGCTCCGGAGCCTGTCATGGAAGAACCCGTGCTGGAAACTCCCGCGATCCCCGAGCCGCAGCCGGAGAACGACGTCGTGTTCGAGCCGATCGACGAGCCCGAACCGGCGCCTGTTGCCGAAGCGTCTTCCGACATCTTCTCCTCCAAGACGCGTGAGCATCTGGAAAACGCCTTCGCCGCGCTCGATGAGCCAGAAGAAGAAGAATACGCCGCTCCGGCCTATGCGCCGTCGTCCTCCGCCTCCGGGCTTTCCGTGGAAGCGGTTTTCGAGCGTGCCGTGAATCAGGCCTTCGAACCGGTCGCCAAGCAGTGGCTGGGTGAGAATGCCCCGCAACTTATCGAGCGGATGAAGCCCCTGATCCGCGAGTGGATGGACGAGCACTTCCCGGCCCTTCTGGAAGGGGCAGTGCGCGATGAGGTTGCCCGCGTCGCCAAAGCGCGCGGAGCCAAGCGCTAA
- a CDS encoding valine--tRNA ligase, translating to MLDKTFNPQDVEARIYKAWVETGAFRGGHKPGAEPFCIVIPPPNVTGRLHIGHALNNTLQDSVTRFQRMRGKDMLWQPGMDHAGIATQLVVERQLAEKQESRVAMGREKFLEAVWKWKDESGGAIGEQLRRLGASADWSRERFTMDEGLSRAVLKVFVTLYNQGLIYKDKRLVNWDPRLQTAVSDLEVENIEMKGNLWYLKYPVDGTDEFITVATTRPETMLGDTAVAVHPENEKYKHLIGKKVKLPLSGRLIPIIADEYADPEKGTGAVKITPGHDFNDFEVGKRHGLELINILNKDGTLNDGVPEKYRGLDRFVARKAIVTDFEELGLLDKIEPITHAVPHDEKTKTVVLEPFMTEQWYLNVKPLADRALKAVEDGRTKFVPENWTNVYYNWLRNIQPWCVSRQLWWGHQIPAWYDEDGKVYVAESEEEAVKLAGGKTLTRDTDVLDTWFSSALWPFSTLGWPDQTVDLKRFYPTSVLITGFDIIFFWVARMMMMGLHFMDEVPFKTVYIHNRVLDEKGVKMSKTKGNVVDPLELIDQFGADALRFTLALAAGQSKDMRIGPSRVETNRNFATKLWNAARFCEMNGCDTNPRFDPAKVTHTVNQWIVAEAAKTAAEVTDAMEAYRFNDAAGAVYRFIWDVYCDWYLEFIKPMLNGTDEGAKAEARMTAAWVRDTVLKLLHPFMPYITEELWARTVEHLAPRDKLLIETEWPDLSLLPANDKALAEMQWVIQLVQGVRSVRSEMNVPPSAKIVMVLKDASPETKERLDTHHHIIATLARLSTIATADALPQGSAQFVIGEAVAALPLGDVIDFAKERARLEKELKKAEDEISRFEAKLGNAQFVSRAPEDVLQEQRDKLAEAQALASRLKEALTRLA from the coding sequence ATGCTCGATAAGACCTTCAACCCGCAGGACGTCGAAGCCCGCATTTACAAAGCCTGGGTCGAAACCGGCGCCTTCCGGGGCGGCCACAAGCCCGGCGCGGAGCCATTCTGCATCGTCATCCCGCCACCCAACGTCACCGGGCGCCTTCATATCGGCCATGCCCTGAACAACACCCTTCAGGACAGCGTCACCCGCTTCCAGCGCATGCGGGGCAAGGACATGCTGTGGCAGCCAGGCATGGATCATGCCGGTATCGCCACCCAGCTCGTGGTCGAACGCCAGCTCGCTGAAAAGCAAGAGAGCCGTGTCGCCATGGGGCGCGAGAAATTCCTCGAAGCTGTTTGGAAGTGGAAAGACGAATCCGGTGGCGCCATTGGCGAGCAGCTGCGCCGCCTCGGTGCGTCCGCCGATTGGAGCCGCGAGCGCTTCACCATGGACGAGGGGCTTTCGCGCGCGGTGCTGAAAGTCTTCGTCACGCTCTATAACCAGGGCCTGATCTATAAGGATAAGCGCCTGGTCAATTGGGACCCGCGCCTGCAAACCGCCGTCTCCGATCTCGAAGTCGAAAACATCGAGATGAAGGGCAATCTCTGGTATCTGAAATATCCGGTCGATGGCACGGACGAGTTCATCACCGTCGCCACCACGCGGCCTGAAACCATGCTGGGCGACACCGCGGTGGCGGTGCACCCCGAGAACGAAAAGTACAAGCACCTGATCGGCAAGAAAGTGAAGCTGCCGCTCAGTGGCCGCCTGATCCCAATCATCGCTGACGAATATGCCGATCCCGAAAAGGGCACGGGTGCGGTGAAGATCACCCCCGGCCATGACTTCAACGACTTTGAAGTCGGCAAGCGCCATGGGCTCGAGCTGATCAACATCCTGAACAAGGATGGCACGCTGAATGATGGCGTGCCGGAAAAGTATCGCGGTCTCGACCGTTTCGTGGCGCGGAAAGCAATCGTCACCGATTTCGAAGAGCTGGGCCTGCTCGACAAGATCGAGCCCATTACCCATGCCGTGCCGCATGACGAGAAGACCAAGACGGTCGTGCTCGAACCCTTCATGACCGAGCAGTGGTATCTCAATGTGAAGCCGCTGGCGGATCGCGCGCTGAAGGCGGTGGAAGACGGGCGCACTAAATTCGTGCCCGAGAATTGGACCAACGTCTATTACAACTGGCTGCGTAACATTCAGCCCTGGTGTGTTTCGCGCCAGCTCTGGTGGGGTCATCAGATCCCGGCCTGGTATGACGAAGACGGCAAGGTCTATGTCGCCGAGAGCGAGGAGGAAGCTGTCAAACTCGCAGGCGGCAAGACGCTGACGCGCGATACCGACGTTCTCGACACCTGGTTCTCCTCGGCGCTGTGGCCGTTCTCGACCTTGGGCTGGCCGGATCAGACGGTTGATCTGAAGCGCTTCTATCCTACCAGCGTGCTTATCACCGGCTTCGATATCATCTTCTTCTGGGTCGCCCGCATGATGATGATGGGCCTGCATTTCATGGACGAAGTGCCGTTCAAGACGGTCTACATCCATAACCGCGTCCTCGATGAAAAGGGCGTGAAGATGTCCAAGACCAAGGGCAATGTCGTTGACCCCTTGGAATTGATCGATCAGTTCGGTGCCGATGCGCTGCGCTTTACGCTCGCCTTGGCGGCGGGACAGTCGAAAGACATGCGTATCGGTCCGAGCCGTGTTGAGACCAACCGTAATTTCGCAACCAAGCTGTGGAACGCCGCGCGCTTCTGCGAGATGAATGGCTGCGATACCAATCCGCGCTTTGATCCCGCCAAAGTCACGCACACGGTCAATCAGTGGATCGTGGCGGAAGCGGCCAAGACGGCGGCCGAAGTTACCGATGCCATGGAAGCCTATCGCTTCAACGATGCGGCAGGTGCGGTCTATCGCTTTATCTGGGACGTCTATTGCGATTGGTACCTTGAGTTCATCAAGCCGATGCTGAATGGCACGGACGAGGGCGCCAAGGCCGAAGCGCGCATGACGGCGGCTTGGGTGCGCGATACCGTGCTGAAGCTCTTGCATCCCTTCATGCCCTACATCACCGAAGAGCTGTGGGCACGCACGGTCGAGCATCTTGCCCCGCGCGATAAGCTCCTTATTGAAACCGAGTGGCCGGATCTTTCGCTCTTGCCGGCGAATGATAAGGCGCTGGCGGAAATGCAATGGGTGATCCAGCTGGTGCAGGGCGTGCGCTCGGTGCGTTCTGAAATGAACGTGCCGCCCTCAGCGAAGATCGTCATGGTGCTGAAGGACGCCTCGCCCGAAACCAAAGAACGGCTGGATACCCATCACCACATCATTGCGACGCTCGCGCGTCTTTCCACCATCGCCACGGCGGATGCCTTGCCGCAAGGCTCGGCGCAGTTCGTGATCGGTGAGGCCGTGGCCGCATTGCCGCTCGGTGACGTGATCGATTTCGCCAAGGAACGGGCGCGTCTCGAGAAAGAGCTGAAAAAGGCTGAGGACGAAATATCCCGCTTTGAAGCCAAGCTTGGCAATGCGCAGTTCGTCAGCCGGGCACCGGAAGACGTGCTGCAAGAGCAGCGCGATAAGCTCGCCGAAGCGCAGGCTCTGGCGAGTCGTTTGAAAGAAGCTCTGACGCGCCTGGCCTAA
- a CDS encoding alkene reductase: protein MSSLFEPLKAGAFSFSNRIVMAPLTRCRAHPETRVPAPLAIEYYRQRASAGLILTEATAVDPMGVGYPATPGIWSDEQVEGWKPVTEAVHKAGGKIALQLWHVGRISDPFYLNGALPVAPSAIKPEGHVSLVRPIKDFETPRALETDEIPGIVAAYKRGAENAKKAGFDGVEVHGANGYLLDQFLQDSTNKRSDKYGGSIENRARLMLEVVDAAAEVWGADRVGLHLAPRADSHSMGDSNLLATFSYVAKEAGKRGLAFLCAREAWKEDSIGPKLKEAFGGVYIVNEGFTKETAEKALAEGIADAVAWGKPFIANPDLVERFRHNAPLNEWDASTFYGGTEKGYTDYPALSTAQS from the coding sequence ATGTCGTCCTTATTCGAACCGCTGAAAGCGGGCGCCTTTTCGTTTTCCAATCGAATCGTCATGGCGCCGTTGACGCGCTGCCGCGCGCATCCCGAGACGCGCGTTCCCGCGCCGCTTGCGATTGAATATTACCGCCAGCGCGCTTCGGCAGGTCTCATCCTGACTGAAGCCACTGCGGTGGATCCGATGGGCGTGGGCTATCCCGCGACACCGGGCATATGGAGCGACGAGCAGGTGGAAGGCTGGAAGCCTGTTACCGAAGCCGTGCATAAGGCTGGTGGCAAGATCGCTTTGCAGCTTTGGCATGTGGGGCGTATTTCCGATCCCTTCTATCTGAACGGCGCCTTGCCGGTGGCCCCGAGCGCGATCAAGCCGGAAGGCCATGTCAGCCTGGTGCGCCCGATCAAGGATTTCGAAACGCCGCGGGCGCTCGAAACCGACGAGATTCCTGGCATTGTTGCCGCTTATAAGCGCGGTGCGGAGAACGCCAAGAAAGCGGGCTTTGATGGCGTCGAAGTGCATGGCGCCAATGGCTATCTGCTCGACCAGTTCCTGCAGGATTCGACTAATAAACGCAGTGATAAATATGGCGGCTCGATCGAGAACCGCGCCCGTCTGATGCTGGAAGTGGTGGATGCCGCTGCTGAAGTATGGGGTGCGGATCGCGTCGGCCTGCATCTGGCGCCGCGCGCGGATTCTCACAGCATGGGCGACAGCAATCTTCTGGCGACCTTCTCTTACGTAGCTAAAGAGGCAGGCAAGCGTGGTCTTGCCTTCCTCTGCGCCCGCGAAGCCTGGAAGGAAGATTCCATCGGTCCCAAGCTGAAAGAAGCTTTCGGCGGCGTCTATATCGTCAATGAAGGCTTCACCAAGGAAACGGCAGAGAAGGCGCTCGCCGAAGGCATTGCGGATGCGGTTGCCTGGGGCAAACCCTTCATCGCCAATCCTGATCTGGTCGAACGTTTCCGCCACAACGCACCGCTCAATGAATGGGACGCGTCCACCTTCTATGGCGGCACGGAAAAGGGCTACACGGATTATCCGGCGCTTTCGACGGCGCAGTCCTAA
- a CDS encoding trypsin-like serine protease: MTKPYLPLFAAVLMSSASWASAIPATTSALKPIPTMVVSKESDMLKPGGGLNLSSPYLAGVGGTPGYEGVGTLMIKGDALKPGYATYCTGSLISPTLVVTAAHCVANPEVGTLKSIQFAVPNGRILHGVSPAPNPGPLDIAVGGAITTLPGWDIKTLGEDLAVVKLDAPMKGVPTYDLFRGDPMGRQFSVVGTGTSGWGAVGADSETGYLGGIWDLRKRVGENTFDEYASDFYDAFLNYYGIDLRIGGPDKGVLLYDFDSGLAQNDVFGLLCDIPDPALASLCVKQTGIAHEAGTAPGDSGGPLFVDGKIAGITSWGQTGAILSFDGQYIYCGGPKDIDVSFDVDSGSCTDSSFGEINGVTNISYYADYLDSVLAGKIAFQRVPEPASIALVLAGLAGFGAFRRKRK, translated from the coding sequence ATGACGAAACCTTATCTGCCTTTATTTGCGGCTGTACTCATGAGCTCGGCGAGCTGGGCCAGCGCTATTCCGGCAACAACGAGCGCGTTGAAGCCGATCCCTACCATGGTGGTCTCCAAAGAGTCCGATATGTTGAAACCCGGCGGTGGGCTGAATTTATCGAGCCCATATCTCGCCGGTGTCGGCGGCACGCCCGGATATGAGGGCGTCGGCACGCTGATGATCAAAGGCGATGCCTTGAAGCCGGGTTATGCGACCTACTGCACGGGCTCGCTGATCTCGCCCACCCTTGTCGTAACGGCCGCCCATTGCGTGGCCAATCCCGAAGTCGGCACCTTGAAGTCGATTCAATTCGCGGTGCCGAACGGGCGTATTCTTCATGGGGTGAGCCCTGCGCCTAATCCCGGCCCCCTGGATATCGCCGTCGGCGGCGCCATCACGACCCTGCCCGGCTGGGACATCAAAACTCTCGGCGAGGATCTCGCGGTGGTGAAACTCGATGCGCCAATGAAAGGCGTGCCGACCTACGATCTTTTCCGTGGGGATCCTATGGGCCGGCAGTTTTCCGTAGTCGGCACCGGAACAAGCGGCTGGGGTGCTGTCGGCGCCGATAGCGAGACAGGTTATTTGGGTGGCATTTGGGATTTGCGCAAACGCGTTGGCGAAAACACCTTCGATGAATATGCCAGCGACTTCTACGATGCCTTCCTCAACTATTACGGCATCGATCTGCGCATCGGCGGGCCCGACAAAGGCGTGTTGCTCTACGATTTCGACAGCGGCCTCGCCCAAAACGATGTCTTCGGCCTGCTTTGCGACATTCCAGACCCGGCGCTTGCCAGCCTGTGCGTGAAGCAGACTGGCATCGCGCATGAAGCGGGCACTGCACCAGGCGATTCCGGTGGTCCGCTATTTGTCGATGGCAAGATCGCGGGCATCACCTCCTGGGGCCAGACCGGCGCGATCCTGAGCTTCGATGGTCAGTACATCTATTGCGGCGGACCGAAAGACATCGACGTCTCCTTCGATGTCGATAGCGGAAGCTGTACCGATTCCAGCTTCGGCGAGATCAATGGTGTGACCAACATCTCCTATTATGCGGACTATCTCGATTCCGTGCTGGCCGGGAAAATTGCCTTCCAGCGCGTTCCAGAACCCGCCTCCATCGCCTTGGTGCTCGCGGGCCTGGCCGGATTTGGCGCCTTCCGGCGCAAGCGGAAATAA